One window from the genome of Haladaptatus paucihalophilus DX253 encodes:
- a CDS encoding MFS transporter, with amino-acid sequence MVFLVNFARVMFAPLLEPLKHEFLVSNATVGLIATLVWLGSALPRIPTGYLLTRVERHRAVLGAGIVLTAAAGFTAFAPSVPLLAVGAFTMGVSSAVYFIAANPLVSELYPDRVGRAIGIHGTASQLAAAIAPVFVGVMLTVVGWRGVLKLLAAVAAAVTVVFFVVARRTDLPDAGATDREFVTAFRRQWPIILSGVAIIGATGFVWNGLFNFYPSYLHQTKGLSPETARTLLTVVFAAGVPAFWFTGRLADRLPHVPLMLSILGGFIVCLLGLTAAQGLAAIVAVSLALGYVIHSLFPALDTYLLDSLPDENRASAYAMYSGLAMIGQAGGSSVVGALLDAGYLFDTVFRTFAVGLLAILAVLFVLHRANRLPATAVTS; translated from the coding sequence ATGGTCTTTCTGGTCAACTTCGCTCGTGTGATGTTCGCGCCGTTGCTCGAACCGCTCAAACACGAATTCCTCGTCAGTAACGCCACCGTCGGGCTCATCGCCACGCTCGTCTGGCTCGGGAGCGCGCTCCCCCGAATTCCGACTGGATACCTCCTCACCCGAGTCGAGCGCCACCGCGCCGTTCTCGGCGCTGGCATCGTGTTGACCGCCGCCGCCGGATTCACCGCCTTTGCGCCCTCCGTTCCGCTCCTCGCGGTCGGCGCGTTCACGATGGGCGTCTCCAGTGCGGTGTATTTCATCGCCGCGAACCCGCTCGTGAGCGAACTGTACCCCGACCGCGTGGGGCGGGCTATCGGCATCCACGGGACGGCGAGCCAACTCGCGGCCGCCATCGCACCCGTCTTCGTCGGCGTGATGCTGACGGTCGTCGGCTGGCGGGGCGTTCTCAAGTTGCTCGCGGCCGTCGCCGCGGCCGTGACCGTCGTCTTCTTCGTGGTCGCGCGCCGAACCGACCTTCCCGACGCGGGTGCCACCGACCGCGAGTTCGTCACCGCGTTCCGTCGCCAGTGGCCCATCATCTTGAGCGGCGTCGCCATCATCGGCGCGACCGGGTTCGTCTGGAACGGGTTGTTCAACTTCTACCCGAGCTATCTCCACCAGACGAAGGGGCTATCGCCGGAAACCGCCCGCACCCTACTGACGGTCGTCTTCGCGGCGGGCGTCCCCGCGTTCTGGTTCACCGGGCGACTTGCCGACAGGTTGCCACACGTCCCGCTCATGTTGTCCATCCTCGGCGGCTTCATCGTCTGTCTCCTCGGACTGACGGCCGCACAGGGTCTCGCGGCCATCGTCGCCGTCTCGCTCGCCCTCGGCTACGTCATCCACAGCCTGTTCCCCGCGCTCGACACCTACCTCCTCGACTCCCTTCCGGACGAGAATCGAGCCAGCGCCTACGCGATGTACAGCGGCCTCGCCATGATCGGGCAGGCCGGGGGGAGTTCGGTCGTCGGCGCGCTGTTGGACGCCGGATACCTTTTCGATACCGTCTTCCGAACGTTCGCCGTCGGCCTGCTGGCGATTCTGGCGGTGCTGTTCGTCCTGCACCGTGCCAACCGACTTCCGGCCACGGCGGTGACGAGCTAA
- a CDS encoding AAA family ATPase, translating to MDVTDANTKADSVLDAIGTAVIADREFLETVLLGVMAQGHVLLEDVPGTGKTLTARSFASALGLSFSRVQFTPDLLPADVTGTHVFNEQDREFEFNEGPIFANVVLADEINRAPPKTQAALLEAMEERQVTVDGDTRELPKPFFVIATQNPVEQEGTFPLPEAQVDRFAVKTSLGYPELDGEIELLRRRAARDSQSPSVETVLDNQLVTDLQSVPETVRVEEDLLEYMAAIARGTRDDRRVEVGVSPRGTQRLFEAARARAAMQGRDFVTPDDVKRVAFPVLAHRVVLTPDAKVNNARKDEIVESVLDSVPVPTVE from the coding sequence ATGGACGTTACAGACGCGAACACCAAGGCAGATTCCGTCCTCGACGCGATAGGAACTGCCGTCATTGCCGACCGCGAATTCCTCGAAACAGTCCTCCTCGGCGTCATGGCGCAAGGCCACGTTCTCCTGGAGGACGTGCCCGGAACCGGAAAGACCCTCACCGCGCGGAGCTTCGCCTCCGCGCTCGGCCTCTCGTTTAGCCGCGTGCAGTTCACCCCTGACCTCCTCCCGGCCGACGTGACGGGGACGCACGTGTTCAACGAACAGGACCGGGAGTTCGAGTTCAACGAAGGCCCCATCTTCGCCAACGTCGTCCTCGCCGACGAAATCAACCGCGCGCCGCCGAAGACCCAGGCCGCGCTCTTGGAAGCCATGGAGGAACGACAGGTGACGGTGGACGGCGACACCCGAGAACTGCCGAAACCGTTCTTCGTCATCGCCACGCAGAACCCCGTCGAACAGGAGGGGACCTTCCCGCTCCCCGAGGCGCAGGTGGACCGCTTCGCCGTGAAGACCAGCCTCGGCTACCCGGAACTCGACGGCGAAATCGAACTCCTCCGGCGGCGTGCGGCCCGCGACAGCCAGAGCCCGTCCGTCGAAACCGTCCTCGACAACCAACTCGTCACCGACCTCCAATCGGTCCCCGAGACGGTTCGCGTCGAGGAAGACCTGCTCGAATACATGGCCGCCATCGCCCGCGGAACGCGTGACGACCGCCGCGTCGAGGTCGGCGTCTCCCCCCGCGGGACCCAGCGCCTCTTCGAGGCGGCCCGCGCCCGCGCCGCCATGCAGGGCCGCGATTTCGTCACCCCCGACGACGTGAAACGCGTCGCCTTCCCCGTGCTGGCCCACCGCGTCGTCCTCACGCCGGACGCGAAGGTGAACAACGCGCGAAAGGACGAAATCGTCGAGTCGGTGCTGGACAGCGTTCCCGTGCCGACGGTCGAGTAG
- the sppA gene encoding signal peptide peptidase SppA, with translation MASGRSADSGGRGRRLAIVFIGTVLTVAVAWWLFLVYPTSLVELLGILLVLLAGVIGARAAARVAAQRFPSYDVAEVAVEGPIRRDGGGSIPSPAGTSTDDIVTQIDRANDDENANGLLLRLNTPGGEVVPSEDIRLAAERFDGPTVAYATDVCASGGYWIASGCDELFAREASLVGSIGVIGSRVNAAELAERVGLSYERLAAGKYKDAGIPLKELDGDERDYLQGIIDGMYDDFVERVTTGRDLDPETVRETEARVYLGDDAERIGLVDELGTREDVEARLAERLGVPEVSVREFEPSQPLRRRLNLGARGIAYSFGAGIASVVGDEKGDVEGFEFRAR, from the coding sequence ATGGCAAGCGGACGCTCGGCCGACAGTGGTGGCCGCGGGCGACGGCTCGCAATCGTTTTCATCGGAACAGTGCTAACGGTGGCGGTCGCGTGGTGGCTGTTTCTCGTCTATCCGACATCGCTCGTGGAACTGCTGGGGATTCTGCTCGTGTTGCTGGCGGGTGTGATTGGCGCACGGGCCGCCGCCCGCGTCGCCGCCCAGCGGTTCCCATCGTACGACGTGGCGGAGGTCGCCGTCGAAGGCCCGATACGGCGGGACGGCGGCGGGTCGATTCCTTCTCCGGCCGGGACTTCGACGGACGACATCGTGACGCAAATCGACCGCGCCAACGACGACGAGAACGCGAACGGGCTGTTGTTGCGGTTGAACACGCCCGGCGGCGAGGTCGTCCCGAGCGAGGACATCCGTCTCGCGGCGGAGCGGTTCGACGGGCCGACCGTGGCCTACGCGACCGACGTGTGCGCGAGCGGTGGCTACTGGATAGCGAGCGGCTGTGACGAACTGTTCGCCCGCGAGGCCAGTCTCGTCGGCAGCATCGGGGTCATCGGCTCGCGGGTGAACGCCGCCGAACTGGCGGAGCGGGTCGGCCTCTCCTACGAACGGTTGGCGGCGGGTAAGTACAAGGATGCGGGCATCCCGCTGAAGGAGTTGGACGGCGACGAGCGCGACTACTTACAGGGCATCATCGACGGCATGTACGACGATTTCGTCGAGCGCGTGACGACGGGGCGCGACCTCGACCCCGAGACGGTCCGCGAGACGGAGGCGCGGGTGTACCTCGGCGACGACGCGGAGCGCATCGGTCTCGTGGACGAACTCGGCACGCGCGAGGACGTGGAGGCGCGTCTCGCCGAGCGGTTGGGCGTCCCGGAGGTGTCGGTACGGGAGTTCGAACCCAGCCAGCCGTTGCGACGGCGGCTGAACCTCGGCGCGCGCGGAATCGCCTACTCGTTCGGTGCGGGCATCGCGAGCGTGGTCGGCGACGAGAAGGGGGACGTGGAAGGGTTCGAGTTCCGGGCTCGATAG
- a CDS encoding endonuclease III domain-containing protein: MSDDPEPAENISGGADGGGMAAEFTPADAETRAEEVVDRLGELYWQKTYGGQDAFTCLVRTILSQNTSDVASQPAHDDLVARYGGGDLAETLAKADHGELADTIRSAGLYNQKADVIIESAERVLADFGSAAAFDEFVREEEPNEVRSELLDMNGVGPKTADCVLLFSGGQSGVFPVDTHVHRIYRRMGIAPADADHEDVREVLEREVPAEKCGFGHTASIQFGREYCSARNPACLDGPEACPMFDLCEQVGVDVERGEVVDPAESGL, from the coding sequence ATGAGCGACGACCCGGAACCCGCCGAGAACATCAGCGGCGGGGCGGACGGCGGCGGAATGGCGGCCGAGTTCACGCCCGCCGACGCCGAGACGCGAGCCGAGGAGGTCGTGGACCGACTCGGCGAACTGTACTGGCAGAAGACCTACGGCGGACAGGACGCCTTCACCTGCCTCGTCCGAACCATCCTCAGTCAGAACACGAGCGACGTGGCGAGCCAACCCGCACACGACGACCTCGTGGCGCGCTACGGCGGCGGGGACCTCGCCGAAACCCTCGCCAAAGCCGACCACGGCGAACTCGCCGACACGATTCGCTCCGCCGGACTCTACAATCAAAAGGCGGACGTGATAATCGAGTCGGCCGAGCGCGTCCTCGCCGACTTCGGGAGCGCGGCGGCGTTCGACGAATTCGTCCGCGAGGAGGAACCGAACGAGGTTCGGTCCGAACTGCTGGACATGAACGGCGTCGGGCCGAAGACCGCCGACTGCGTGCTCCTCTTCTCCGGCGGGCAATCGGGCGTCTTCCCCGTGGACACGCACGTCCACCGAATCTATCGCAGGATGGGCATCGCGCCCGCGGATGCCGACCACGAGGACGTGCGGGAAGTGTTGGAGCGCGAGGTTCCGGCCGAGAAATGTGGATTCGGGCACACGGCGAGCATCCAGTTCGGACGGGAGTACTGCTCGGCGAGAAACCCCGCCTGTCTGGACGGGCCGGAGGCCTGTCCGATGTTCGATTTGTGCGAGCAGGTTGGAGTTGATGTAGAACGAGGTGAGGTCGTTGACCCGGCGGAGTCAGGGCTGTGA
- a CDS encoding DUF5518 domain-containing protein, with product MTAHPWAYALPAGLISSAYVLINSPGSSALDFGVIFWPGLVGGVVTLGGKKEAQRIGFQTGLVGSLPILWNAIPTVGAILRFDQPMSFGALEVLVVFVLVAFVALMVGLSGAIAAMTGEWLSRKLGSGEPTPVTG from the coding sequence GTGACGGCTCATCCGTGGGCGTACGCGCTGCCTGCCGGACTCATTTCATCCGCGTACGTCCTGATCAACTCCCCGGGGTCCAGCGCACTGGACTTCGGCGTCATCTTCTGGCCCGGACTGGTCGGTGGAGTGGTAACGCTTGGCGGAAAGAAGGAGGCGCAGCGTATCGGGTTCCAAACCGGATTGGTTGGCTCACTGCCAATCTTGTGGAATGCGATTCCCACGGTCGGTGCGATTTTACGGTTCGACCAGCCGATGTCCTTCGGGGCCTTGGAGGTACTCGTCGTGTTCGTACTGGTAGCGTTCGTTGCCCTGATGGTCGGTCTCTCCGGGGCAATCGCCGCGATGACCGGGGAGTGGCTCTCGCGAAAGCTCGGTTCGGGGGAACCGACACCAGTTACCGGGTAG
- a CDS encoding aldo/keto reductase: MATESGTHGYRTEHGEDFGRTYFRQLGDFAVSSIGIGTYLGDPTDAVDEDYYDAITTAVEGGINMVDTAINYRCQRSERVVGEALADADVDRDAVFVSTKGGFVPFDGERPDEPGKYVKREFVDTGLVDSDDLVRGSHCLAPDYIDDQLDRSLDNLGLDTIDCYYVHNPETQLYSNSHEEVYDRLEATFARLEERAAAGDIRHYGVATWNAFRVPESHDDYLSLREVVSRARSAAKAAENTRTHFRVIQLPFNVVMADAFTVESQDGPDGKQSALRFAHEAGLNVVTSASIAQGDLAAEMPEEVAEQLAGETTAQRAINFARSAPGVTSSLVGASTSEHVQENLDAGRFDPMGANAFDAVFE, encoded by the coding sequence ATGGCGACCGAATCGGGAACACACGGCTATCGAACCGAACACGGAGAGGACTTCGGGCGGACGTACTTCCGGCAGCTCGGCGACTTCGCCGTTTCGTCCATCGGTATCGGGACGTACCTCGGCGACCCAACCGACGCGGTGGACGAGGACTACTACGACGCGATCACGACGGCGGTCGAGGGGGGTATCAACATGGTCGATACCGCCATCAACTACCGGTGTCAGCGGAGCGAGCGCGTCGTCGGGGAGGCGCTCGCCGACGCCGACGTGGACCGGGATGCCGTCTTCGTCTCGACCAAGGGCGGGTTCGTTCCCTTCGACGGCGAGCGACCGGACGAACCGGGGAAGTACGTCAAACGCGAGTTCGTGGACACCGGCCTCGTCGATTCGGACGACCTGGTTCGCGGGAGTCACTGTCTCGCGCCGGACTACATCGACGACCAACTGGACCGGTCGCTCGACAACCTCGGACTCGACACCATCGACTGCTACTACGTCCACAACCCGGAAACACAGCTCTACTCCAACTCGCACGAGGAGGTGTACGACCGACTCGAAGCGACGTTCGCCCGACTCGAAGAGCGCGCCGCCGCCGGTGACATCCGTCACTACGGCGTGGCGACGTGGAACGCCTTCCGCGTCCCGGAGAGCCACGACGACTACCTCTCGCTCCGCGAGGTCGTCTCCCGCGCTCGAAGCGCCGCGAAAGCCGCCGAGAACACGAGGACCCACTTCCGCGTGATTCAACTTCCGTTCAACGTCGTCATGGCCGACGCGTTCACCGTCGAGTCACAGGACGGTCCCGACGGAAAACAGAGTGCGCTCCGCTTCGCCCACGAGGCGGGGTTGAACGTCGTCACCAGCGCGAGCATCGCGCAAGGAGACCTCGCGGCGGAGATGCCGGAGGAAGTCGCCGAACAGCTCGCCGGTGAGACGACCGCACAGCGAGCCATCAACTTCGCGCGGAGCGCGCCCGGCGTAACCAGTTCGCTCGTCGGTGCGAGCACGAGCGAGCACGTTCAGGAGAACCTCGACGCGGGGCGCTTCGACCCGATGGGTGCGAACGCCTTCGATGCCGTTTTCGAGTGA
- a CDS encoding NAD-dependent epimerase/dehydratase family protein codes for MTRALLVGGTRFMGRHTVEELLTHGYEVTTFTRGESGTPFADRDGVTHFEGNRNDREALEAARNEVEPNVVIDFCVMHPRQIAAATEIFADADAYVYVSSGSAYAEQPIPTREDATLHDCTQEQADDESMESYGPRKAECDRVCFAAAADGVNAMVVRPMLVYGPYDYTERYDYWLHRVAEYDRVLVPGDGDSLLHRAYALDGARALRIVAERGTPGEAYNLADCETMSLGTSLELAAEALDTEVELVHASERELAKHDVSSLDFPLYAPTPHLVSTEKLASLGWESTPLSEAVAKTVEEHLESDRTGEEIGPNRGTEETIIADLTD; via the coding sequence ATGACACGAGCACTGCTCGTCGGCGGAACGCGGTTCATGGGCCGACACACGGTCGAGGAACTGCTGACCCACGGCTACGAGGTGACGACGTTCACCCGCGGCGAATCCGGAACTCCGTTCGCCGACCGCGACGGCGTAACGCACTTCGAAGGGAACCGAAACGACCGAGAGGCGCTCGAAGCGGCCCGGAACGAGGTCGAACCGAACGTCGTTATCGACTTCTGCGTCATGCATCCCCGGCAGATAGCGGCCGCCACCGAAATCTTCGCCGATGCGGACGCCTACGTCTACGTCTCCAGCGGCAGCGCGTACGCCGAACAGCCGATTCCGACGCGCGAGGACGCGACGCTTCACGACTGCACCCAAGAACAAGCCGACGACGAATCGATGGAGAGCTACGGCCCGCGAAAGGCCGAGTGCGACCGCGTGTGTTTTGCCGCCGCCGCGGACGGCGTGAACGCGATGGTCGTCCGTCCCATGCTCGTCTACGGCCCGTACGACTACACCGAGCGATACGACTACTGGCTCCACCGCGTGGCGGAATACGACCGGGTTCTCGTGCCGGGCGACGGCGACAGCCTCCTGCACCGCGCCTACGCGCTCGACGGTGCCCGCGCCCTCAGAATCGTCGCGGAACGCGGCACACCCGGCGAGGCGTATAACCTCGCCGACTGCGAAACGATGTCCCTCGGTACGTCCCTCGAACTCGCGGCCGAGGCGCTCGATACCGAGGTCGAACTGGTCCACGCGAGCGAACGAGAGTTGGCAAAACACGACGTGTCGTCCCTCGACTTCCCGCTCTACGCACCGACGCCGCACCTCGTCTCGACTGAAAAGCTCGCTTCCCTCGGATGGGAATCGACGCCGCTGTCCGAAGCCGTCGCCAAAACAGTCGAGGAGCACCTCGAATCCGACCGTACGGGGGAGGAAATCGGCCCGAACCGCGGGACAGAAGAGACGATTATCGCCGACCTGACGGACTGA
- a CDS encoding glycosyltransferase family protein codes for MEYVQEQVTTLHDLTGRIPDAPTNRTAVVVPMTDREFESRTAERVLSALETVSPNRVVVPLRAPHDAVGPMYDWLSAFDVPLSVLWCSSPRVEALLDDHGLTGPAGKGRDVWLALGVAAADSEFVVCHDADTKTYDSSVVPRLLAPLDRGFSFTKGYYARVEENRFYGRLFRLFYAPLVRTLRRADDGRILDYLAAFRYALAGEFGMTADLAAGMRVERDWGLEVGTLGGAFEHAGFDGSAQVDLGRYEHDHRGVAGPGGLSTMSEGVGSALFRVCEAHGVTPEYETLPERYRDTARRFVRQYAADAEFNGLDYDSAAEREQVETYADAVRPPDDHDRHAVLPAWDDTDIDPGEVLEAARPILSERRH; via the coding sequence ATGGAGTACGTGCAGGAGCAGGTGACGACGCTCCACGACCTGACCGGCCGGATTCCCGACGCTCCGACCAACCGCACCGCGGTCGTCGTCCCGATGACCGACCGCGAGTTCGAGTCGCGGACGGCCGAACGCGTCCTGTCGGCGCTCGAAACGGTTTCGCCGAACCGCGTCGTCGTTCCGCTCCGCGCGCCGCACGATGCGGTCGGGCCGATGTACGACTGGCTTTCGGCCTTCGACGTGCCGCTCTCCGTCCTCTGGTGTTCCAGTCCGCGCGTCGAGGCGCTGCTCGACGACCACGGTCTGACGGGACCGGCGGGCAAAGGCCGGGACGTGTGGCTGGCCCTCGGCGTCGCTGCGGCCGATTCCGAGTTCGTCGTCTGCCACGACGCCGACACGAAGACCTACGATTCGTCCGTCGTGCCGCGACTGCTCGCCCCGCTCGACCGCGGCTTCTCGTTCACGAAGGGCTACTACGCCCGCGTCGAGGAGAATCGGTTCTACGGTCGGCTGTTTCGCCTGTTCTACGCGCCGCTGGTTCGAACGTTGCGCCGCGCCGACGACGGACGAATCCTCGACTACCTCGCCGCGTTTCGCTACGCGCTGGCTGGCGAGTTCGGCATGACCGCCGACCTCGCCGCGGGCATGCGCGTCGAACGCGACTGGGGCTTGGAGGTCGGCACCCTCGGCGGCGCGTTCGAACACGCCGGATTCGACGGGAGCGCACAGGTGGACCTCGGCCGCTACGAACACGACCACCGCGGCGTGGCCGGACCGGGCGGCCTCTCCACGATGAGCGAGGGCGTCGGCAGTGCCCTCTTTCGCGTCTGTGAGGCCCACGGCGTCACGCCCGAGTACGAAACGCTCCCCGAGCGCTACCGCGACACCGCGCGCCGGTTCGTCCGGCAGTACGCCGCCGACGCCGAGTTCAACGGCCTCGACTACGATTCGGCGGCCGAGCGGGAACAGGTCGAGACGTACGCCGACGCCGTTCGACCCCCGGACGACCACGACCGCCACGCCGTCCTCCCGGCGTGGGACGACACCGACATCGACCCCGGCGAGGTTCTGGAGGCCGCCCGCCCGATACTCTCCGAACGCCGCCACTGA
- a CDS encoding coiled-coil protein, whose translation MVSVTEEDLQNKSKGELIKLAGQLRDRRNELNQQASKRASKRDELNAKTREKVDEAQEHREQRDKLNEQVQEHKKKRNELNAEANELFDRVEQRKSDLELDEGKDLEQLKKEIEELEFKQQTEVLSTEDERELIEKIEAKRDEYQSRKEKLDQSDDLEELVEEAEEVRAEASTHHEKVTELADQAQQHHNKMIEAYREADDIRDDADEMHENFVEAQEAADQHHEDFVRVQKRLRELDKKEEKERKSEKAKEREEAKAEAEEIYQQFKEGETLDTEDLMKLQKTGLL comes from the coding sequence ATGGTAAGCGTAACAGAAGAGGATCTTCAGAACAAGTCGAAAGGTGAACTCATTAAACTCGCAGGACAGCTCCGAGACCGACGGAACGAGCTGAATCAGCAAGCGAGCAAGCGCGCGTCCAAACGCGACGAACTAAACGCGAAGACGCGTGAGAAGGTGGACGAGGCGCAAGAACACCGAGAGCAGCGTGACAAACTGAACGAACAGGTTCAGGAACACAAAAAGAAGCGCAACGAACTCAACGCCGAGGCGAACGAGTTGTTCGACCGCGTTGAACAGCGAAAATCCGACCTCGAACTGGACGAGGGAAAGGATTTGGAGCAGCTCAAGAAGGAAATCGAAGAGCTTGAGTTCAAACAGCAGACGGAAGTTCTCTCCACCGAGGACGAGCGCGAACTCATCGAGAAGATCGAGGCCAAGCGCGACGAGTACCAGAGCCGCAAGGAAAAGCTCGACCAGAGCGACGACCTCGAGGAACTCGTCGAAGAGGCCGAAGAAGTTCGCGCCGAAGCGAGCACGCACCACGAGAAGGTGACGGAACTCGCGGATCAGGCCCAGCAGCACCACAACAAGATGATCGAGGCCTACCGCGAGGCCGACGACATCCGTGACGACGCCGACGAGATGCACGAGAACTTCGTGGAAGCGCAGGAAGCCGCCGACCAGCACCACGAGGATTTCGTCCGCGTCCAAAAACGCCTCCGCGAACTCGACAAGAAAGAGGAGAAAGAGCGCAAGTCCGAGAAGGCCAAGGAGCGAGAAGAGGCCAAGGCCGAGGCCGAGGAGATCTACCAGCAGTTCAAGGAAGGAGAGACCCTCGACACCGAGGACCTCATGAAGCTCCAGAAGACCGGTCTGCTATAA
- a CDS encoding HVO_0758 family zinc finger protein: MQSVRSGLRKGEVEKDTYGRLSCSDCGESLKTRNDPDEVYSVRLCQNCDGKWKVL, from the coding sequence ATGCAATCAGTTCGAAGCGGTCTGCGAAAGGGAGAGGTCGAGAAGGACACGTACGGTCGTCTCTCGTGTTCAGACTGCGGAGAATCGCTGAAAACGCGAAACGACCCGGACGAGGTGTACTCGGTTCGTTTATGCCAGAACTGTGATGGTAAGTGGAAAGTGCTGTAG
- a CDS encoding DUF371 domain-containing protein: MKETIHARGHENVSGRHASTFEITTDDFLTPAGDCILAIEADRAPADFDPDFVDACRDEDATITVTVEAGDHAETVTGRGHPDLEFDSDRSMVGRTSDYVDERTFVVGCEFAAEGFDRDLVNALADGAEAVVTVEVE, from the coding sequence ATGAAGGAGACGATTCACGCGCGCGGCCACGAGAACGTGTCCGGCCGCCACGCCAGCACGTTCGAAATCACGACCGACGATTTCCTCACGCCCGCGGGCGACTGCATCCTCGCCATCGAGGCCGACCGCGCGCCCGCCGACTTCGACCCCGACTTCGTGGACGCCTGCCGGGACGAGGACGCCACCATCACCGTGACCGTCGAAGCGGGCGACCACGCCGAAACCGTCACCGGCCGCGGCCATCCCGACCTCGAATTCGACAGCGACCGAAGCATGGTCGGGCGCACCAGCGACTACGTGGACGAACGGACGTTCGTCGTCGGTTGTGAGTTCGCCGCCGAAGGGTTCGACCGCGACCTCGTGAACGCGCTGGCGGACGGCGCGGAGGCCGTCGTCACCGTCGAAGTCGAGTAG
- a CDS encoding polysaccharide deacetylase family protein: MNRTRRRLLHLSGTGLIGFLAGCSNDGTGDTTEHTSSPPTSSGTSESTATTASTETTTTEQPSSLHTKYDSRKRFASPGTSFETFEDPARWRSLEGEMTPDSKTKHTGSQSLRLVGRGGHHVIIERRLSGTMNFTDRDVSAMIRTTTPSKIGFYVYLVDTDGNKAALELRDISYRPPDIGWFRTCPGVFEADEKLDLRTIDRILLQVTNGTADDVKAWVDDVRFHPKPDKGYVILSWDDGKRSYYENAAPLHDEYGYPAVLTHPPNLAGLKRDAFMSLEELKERESKGDEVVAHGSSQFPFSETSASKLDGILETHKQWLIDHEFSGADFIVYPGNNFDETALDVVSNYHYMGGMNQSGNVNTTGVCGFDPLVLPRTIGNDLEISKTVVDNVATYRNCGILNFHDFESSNTMSISDYGKLLSHIDGIAGVEVITFSDLWGMRTNTAP, translated from the coding sequence ATGAATAGAACCCGCCGCCGCCTCCTCCACCTCTCCGGTACCGGTTTAATCGGCTTTCTCGCTGGGTGTTCCAACGACGGCACCGGAGACACGACCGAGCACACGAGTTCCCCGCCCACATCGTCCGGGACGAGCGAATCGACCGCCACGACCGCTTCGACCGAGACGACGACCACGGAACAACCGTCCTCCCTTCACACGAAATACGACAGTCGGAAGCGGTTCGCTTCGCCGGGAACGAGTTTCGAGACGTTCGAAGACCCGGCCCGTTGGCGGTCGTTGGAAGGCGAGATGACGCCGGATTCGAAGACGAAGCACACCGGTTCGCAGAGCCTTCGATTGGTCGGGCGGGGCGGTCATCACGTCATCATCGAACGCCGGTTGTCCGGGACGATGAATTTCACCGACCGCGACGTGTCGGCCATGATCCGAACGACGACGCCCTCGAAAATCGGCTTCTACGTGTATCTGGTGGACACTGACGGAAACAAAGCCGCGTTGGAACTCCGGGATATCTCCTATCGACCCCCAGACATCGGCTGGTTCCGAACCTGCCCCGGCGTCTTCGAAGCCGACGAAAAACTCGACTTGCGCACCATCGACCGAATACTGCTACAGGTCACCAACGGGACGGCGGACGACGTGAAAGCGTGGGTGGACGACGTGCGATTCCATCCGAAACCCGACAAAGGGTACGTCATCCTCAGTTGGGACGACGGCAAGCGGAGCTACTACGAGAACGCCGCGCCGCTCCACGACGAATACGGTTACCCCGCCGTGCTCACCCACCCACCGAACCTCGCGGGATTGAAACGCGACGCGTTCATGTCGCTCGAAGAGTTGAAAGAACGGGAATCGAAGGGCGACGAAGTGGTCGCACACGGGAGCAGCCAGTTCCCGTTCTCCGAGACGTCGGCGTCGAAACTCGACGGAATCCTCGAAACACACAAACAGTGGCTCATCGACCACGAGTTTTCGGGTGCGGACTTCATCGTCTATCCCGGAAACAACTTCGACGAGACGGCGCTCGACGTCGTTTCGAACTATCACTACATGGGCGGGATGAACCAGTCGGGGAACGTCAACACGACCGGCGTCTGCGGGTTCGACCCGCTCGTCCTCCCCCGGACCATCGGCAACGATTTGGAGATTTCGAAGACGGTCGTCGATAACGTCGCAACGTATCGAAATTGCGGCATCCTGAACTTTCACGACTTCGAGAGCAGCAACACGATGTCCATCTCGGACTACGGGAAACTCCTCTCGCACATCGACGGAATCGCTGGCGTCGAGGTCATCACGTTCTCCGACCTCTGGGGAATGCGAACGAATACCGCACCGTAA